Sequence from the Methanobacterium alkalithermotolerans genome:
ATCTTCATTTCATTTTCACCACCCCTGATAAAATGGGCCAAATAAAAGGAACGGTGAAGTCCGGAGAAAAAATCAAGGTTAAATTAGTTAAGGAAGGTGAAATTTCTCCTGAAATTTTAGATAAACTGGCAGAAGATATCTTTATAGCAGTGCAAATATATGAAGAAAGTGTTCGCCAATCCACCATTTACCTGGCCTGGGTGGAAGGACAAAAAATTATTCCAGAAAAACCACCCACCCTGGGTAAAAAGACTTCAAAAAAGCTTTTTGGAAGTAATTTGCTGGTAGTCTACCTTATTTTTTTCGGAATAAACATAACCCTATTCCTTTTATTTGATTTATATCTGGCCGTTATTTTTATTATAGGCATACAACTGGCAATTGTGCTTTTATCTGATAAAATATTCATGAAAATGGCTGATTGGGAAATAACTCCTGAAAATCCAAATATTCATATAATCCAGTACCAGCTTCCAGAAGATGAATATAAATTTTTTAAAAAAGCACTGGGAAAAAATGCACTTTTCCAAATAAAAAAGGAAATATATGAAAATACCCTGGCCCAGGGAATTCCTCCTAACTGTAAATTAGGGGAAGAAGTATTTTCTAAATATGGATTTCACTGTAAGCCTCTACAATCCAGCTACAAAGCAATAAATGTTTATGATATTGTAAAAGAAGCAGCAGAAAAATTTGATTTAAATGTGCCCCGGATTATTATAAACAATAATCTACTTCCTAATGCCGCTGCCACCGGACCCAGTCCTAAAAGAGGTCTGGTATTAATCACCACCGGACTTTTGGTACAGCTGAATGAAGAAGAAGTTTTAAGTGTTGTGGGGCATGAAATGGGGCACCTGGTAGGCAGAGATCCTATAATATTATTTAGCTTAATATCTGGCGAATTTATTCTACGATTGACTGTTTTACTCCCTATCGTGATTATTAATCCTATAATATACCTTATTGTGGCACTGGGAAGTATTTTCTTTGTGGCTAAATTCTTTGAAGCCCGGGCAGATCTTTTATCTGCCATGAAAATAGGTAAACCCCAGGTACTGGCAGAGGCACTAAGAAAAATTGGCTACCAGAAACTACAATTTGAAAGAATGACTTCTCAACGTATTTCCAGCTGGGCAATATGGGATCCTCATCCTCCTATTTATTTCCGTATAAAAAGATTGGAAAATATGAAAAAACCAGATAAGATACAAAGTCCACTTATACAATCAGCCCGGGATGTTTTCAGTGGATTTAAGGATGTCTTTAAAAAATAAAAAAAATTATTTTTAAACCGGATAACTCTGACCTGCTTTTTGATTACTGGATGGTATTGAAAAGTGCA
This genomic interval carries:
- a CDS encoding M48 family metallopeptidase, encoding MIDPHEFDIQTEVAPAYYNHILDFIYKYYLFPQPDAFCEIKKTKKQGKNYLHFIFTTPDKMGQIKGTVKSGEKIKVKLVKEGEISPEILDKLAEDIFIAVQIYEESVRQSTIYLAWVEGQKIIPEKPPTLGKKTSKKLFGSNLLVVYLIFFGINITLFLLFDLYLAVIFIIGIQLAIVLLSDKIFMKMADWEITPENPNIHIIQYQLPEDEYKFFKKALGKNALFQIKKEIYENTLAQGIPPNCKLGEEVFSKYGFHCKPLQSSYKAINVYDIVKEAAEKFDLNVPRIIINNNLLPNAAATGPSPKRGLVLITTGLLVQLNEEEVLSVVGHEMGHLVGRDPIILFSLISGEFILRLTVLLPIVIINPIIYLIVALGSIFFVAKFFEARADLLSAMKIGKPQVLAEALRKIGYQKLQFERMTSQRISSWAIWDPHPPIYFRIKRLENMKKPDKIQSPLIQSARDVFSGFKDVFKK